The following proteins are co-located in the Silene latifolia isolate original U9 population chromosome 1, ASM4854445v1, whole genome shotgun sequence genome:
- the LOC141613750 gene encoding protein BIG GRAIN 1-like A, whose translation MNSHHIHHYNLHNNYNNTNNITNTANYPSFSSSLLEEIYRSFDDDKSRIDRRRVDRYVLEQWIDKEKEKEKEKEKNIKFRRNSMPETGNYRQPLYSSSSTSSSDSSSCIGGFSSSDTESVYGAPARMSAKVPSLKPIRTAANTADSATEFVRKSYSGDNTAAAKAKAKKSKKDGKLQHALKLYADLKKVKQPISPGGKIASFLNSLFNSGNSRKSKVSPPSTAAVPTAMKSASVPSSASSYSRSCLSKTPSSAGRYERRSVRFCPVSVVVDETGEKSVYNDVVSRMDVCGGDEVDLKAEIREKQRRVEEAAKELLKNYRSNQIRKEFKVNVISNVDQGINSNVNVNMCGFEDEDEDDDDEESCCSSDLFELDNLLEIGVGDRYCQELPVYETTHVGRNRAIANGSIL comes from the coding sequence ATGAATTCTCACCACATTCATCATTATAATCttcataataattacaataatactaataatattactAATACTGCTAATTATCCTTCGTTTTCCTCGTCTCTTTTGGAAGAAATTTACCGCTCTTTCGACGACGATAAGTCGAGAATCGATAGACGTCGCGTTGATCGCTACGTTTTAGAGCAGTGGATcgataaggagaaggagaaggaaaaggaaaaagagaaaaacaTTAAGTTTCGGCGTAATTCTATGCCGGAAACCGGAAATTATCGACAACCGTTGTATTCGTCGTCGTCGACGAGCTCCTCCGATTCTAGCTCCTGTATCGGCGGATTTTCGTCGTCGGATACGGAATCGGTGTACGGAGCTCCGGCGAGAATGTCGGCGAAGGTTCCGAGTTTGAAGCCGATTCGCACGGCGGCGAACACGGCGGATAGCGCGACGGAGTTTGTAAGGAAAAGTTACTCCGGCGATAATACGGCGGCGGCCAAGGCAAAAGCGAAGAAGAGTAAGAAAGACGGAAAATTACAACACGCGTTGAAATTATATGCGGATTTGAAGAAAGTGAAGCAGCCGATTTCGCCTGGAGGAAAAATCGCGAGTTTTCTTAATTCGTTGTTTAATTCCGGAAATTCGAGGAAGTCGAAGGTATCGCCGCCGTCAACGGCAGCGGTGCCGACGGCAATGAAATCGGCGTCTGTTCCGTCGTCCGCTTCGTCGTATTCTAGGTCGTGTTTGAGTAAGACGCCGTCGTCGGCAGGGAGGTACGAGCGGCGGTCGGTTAGGTTTTGTCCGGTGAGCGTTGTCGTCGATGAGACGGGGGAGAAGTCGGTTTATAACGACGTCGTTTCGAGGATGGATGTTTGCGGCGGTGATGAGGTGGATTTGAAGGCGGAGATTAGGGAGAAGCAGAGGAGAGTTGAGGAAGCTGCTAAGGAATTGTTGAAGAATTATCGGAGTAATCAAATTAGGAAGGAGTTTAAGGTTAATGTGATTAGTAATGTTGATCAAGGGATTAATAGTAACGTTAATGTTAATATGTGCGGGTTTGAGgacgaggatgaggatgatgacgatGAAGAGAGTTGTTGTAGCTCGGATTTATTTGAGCTTGATAATTTGTTAGAGATTGGTGTTGGTGATAGGTATTGTCAAGAGTTACCGGTGTATGAGACTACTCATGTTGGTAGAAATCGAGCCATTGCTAATGGTTCGATCTTATGA